Proteins from a single region of Syngnathus typhle isolate RoL2023-S1 ecotype Sweden linkage group LG10, RoL_Styp_1.0, whole genome shotgun sequence:
- the phf1 gene encoding PHD finger protein 1, whose amino-acid sequence MGGVSEGDDVLARWSDGLLYLGNVKRVDTVKQCCLVRFEDNSEFWVLRKDIHSFAAGEEDVCCICEAPPLKEPLVNCLKCRHGYHAECHTPSIEPEADDESWICRQCVFAVATKRGGAIKRGRFARLMHSMKLRLPYQLTSLDWDAQHLSNQQQCYCYCAGPGEWNLKMLQCGSCGQWFHEACTQCLSKPILYGDRFYQFQCSVCNKGPETVKRLPMTWVDLAHLVLYHLSLCCKRKYFDFDHEILSFTNENWDSLLLGELSDTPRQERCHNLLNALNSQKDRFVSGKEIKKKKCLFGLQVRAPPPLLSDSSPLITEPPISISHRRSPPSLPCQRRPPAPESRKSKRRITETQACPPPVPSNAVEPLPFCHGYAGGDGLYAPAKSQEELHLSSPPKRMYALYHTALARGLHHSSSTEDGRRVAPPCFPYPLNSSERLHQPGHKQAEDLLLCDSPPCPLPGGAGSPDGAHDGRLPRSWGGGEAVRILARRVTPDGKVQYLVEWDNVGLY is encoded by the exons ATGGGGGGAGTGAGCGAGGGTGACGACGTGCTGGCCAGATGGAGCGACGGGCTCCTCTACCTGGGCAACGTCAAGCGG GTAGACACCGTCAAGCAATGCTGCCTGGTCAGGTTTGAGGACAACTCCGAGTTCTGGGTCCTGAGAAAAGACATCCACTCCT TCGCAGCCGGCGAGGAAGACGTTTGCTGTATCTGCGAGGCCCCGCCTCTTAAAGAACCCCTCGTAAATTGTCTGAAATGTCGCCATG gTTATCACGCCGAGTGCCACACGCCCAGCATCGAGCCCGAAGCCGACGACGAATCCTGGATCTGTCGCCAGTGCGTCTTTGCCGTGGCAACCAAG AGAGGGGGTGCCATTAAACGTGGCCGCTTTGCTCGCCTGATGCACTCCATGAAGCTGCGGTTGCCGTATCAGCTGACGTCTTTGGACTGGGACGCGCAGCACCTGTCCAATCAGCAGCAGTGTTACTGCTACTGCGCCGGACCCGGAGA GTGGAACCTGAAGATGCTTCAGTGCGGAAGCTGCGGCCAGTGGTTCCACGAGGCCTGCACGCAGTGTCTAAGCAAGCCTATCCTCTACGGCGACCG GTTTTATCAGTTCCAGTGCTCAGTGTGTAATAAAGGACCCGAAACAGTCAAAAGACTCCCCATGACCTG GGTGGACTTGGCCCACTTGGTGCTCTACCACCTGTCCCTGTGCTGCAAGAGAAAATACTTTGATTTTGACCATGAAATCTTGTCCTTCACCAACGAGAACTGGGACTCGTTGCTCCTGGGCGAG CTCTCTGATACACCAAGGCAAGAGCGATGTCACAATCTCCTCAACGCACTCAACTCCCAAAAGGACCG GTTTGTCTCTGGAAAAGAaatcaagaagaagaagtgtCTTTTTGGTCTTCAGGTtcgagcgccgccgccgctgttgtCCGATTCGTCGCCCCTCATCACTGAGCCGCCCATCAGCATTTCCCATCGCAGAAG CCCGCCGTCGCTGCCGTGTCAGAGGAGGCCACCTGCACCCGAATCACGTAAATCAAAGCGGCGCATCACCGAGACACAG GCTTGTCCGCCGCCCGTTCCGTCCAACGCAGTGGAGCCGCTGCCATTTTGCCACGGCTACGCGGGAGGAGACGGCCTGTATGCGCCTGCAAAGTCCCAGGAAGAACTCCATCTGAG TTCTCCCCCCAAGCGGATGTACGCCCTCTACCACACGGCGCTCGCCAGAGGTCTGCATCACTCCAGCAG CACGGAGGACGGCCGCCGAGTAGCTCCGCCCTGCTTTCCGTACCCGCTCAACTCCAGCGAGCGCCTGCACCAGCCGGGACACAAGCAAGCGGAAGACCTCCTGCTGTGCGACTCGCCGCCTTGCCCCCTGCCGGGTGGGGCTGGAAGCCCGGACGGGGCGCACGACGGGCGGCTCCCCAGGAGCTGGGGCGGAGGCGAGGCGGTCAGAATCCTGGCCAGACGCGTCACGCCCGATGGGAAGGTGCAGTACCTGGTGGAGTGGGACAACGTGGGCTTGTACTGA